A window of the Myxococcus fulvus genome harbors these coding sequences:
- a CDS encoding DEAD/DEAH box helicase encodes MPAVQSTADIRDALPPQDTQWLRALKAEVQPTIFKKGREVAESRRVFGLQREGDHIRAQVAGSTGERYEVVIALGDGKATSTCTCQSWNADGPHCKHVVAAALIYAARFRPPPRPQPVAPQPVESQAAASNTSNEVVDNEVPIEPDSPPVDAANLPALAKVESWLGLSSQPDYEFFYRLTAANTNAGTRQWVVDVRRQDAQTKGPIHVKRTLQTGGRLSPADERVFMALSRHEHRYDSRLVLSDEDLSEVMDILRQRRVIYRGTALINTETPVRPQIRLESRPDGATARIELLFPDGGSFSLKDVIILSGRRTWVIQAQNLHPVEPDFPPRLLRKWLLEPNMSFPSGQLDRVLTFFAAHLPRFRMSLKADDIEVDEAVEPHFVLTLEGNPEKVKVQLAARYGQTTAPVSPTATHLGYASGVGGDSRKLYRRREDLERAAGKQLLDLGLRFEQQSQAFDATGDVALEFWARGLASLPAEWERFGVQAPKVRLRPKLKPRIRVGMSGVQWFDLDAEFVTDDQAVDLGAVRMWLDSGRRFVPLKDGTFAEADAVELKRVADLLEEAGAMPGRSRTRLPLHQAVALDLLADLGEFTEVEAKARQAMLELRETAGVPKVAVPDGLHATLRHYQEAGLSWLWFLRRHGLSGILADDMGLGKTIQSLSLLQKMANEEGRKPSLVVAPTSVLANWEREAERFTPGLKAMVWHGQDRKERAEDLKGMDLVLTSYALVRRDLDQLSQVGFRFVILDEAQNIKNADSATAQACKSLPSDTRLALTGTPLENRLSELWSIFDFLMPGFLGSADSFGDRYEQPIQVANDASARDRLRRRIQPFILRRLKTEVAKDLPPKTESVAWCEMEPGQAALYREVMEESKRKVSESIEKVGFKRSRVSILAALMRLRQVCCDPRLLKLPPGTLLPSSAKVERFLELVEDLVAEGHRALVFSQFTEMLELLKQEADKKGLRYLYLDGRTKDRMGKVDEYNRPDGPPLFFISLKAGGTGLNLTAADYVIHFDPWWNPAVEDQATDRTHRIGQTRAVISYKLITRGTVEEKILSLQRRKRDLAAGVLGGEGDEMARTLTEQDIQELFTES; translated from the coding sequence GTGCCAGCCGTGCAATCCACCGCCGACATCCGAGACGCCCTCCCTCCTCAGGACACCCAGTGGCTCAGGGCCCTGAAGGCCGAAGTCCAACCCACCATCTTCAAGAAGGGCCGGGAGGTGGCGGAGTCGCGCCGCGTCTTCGGGCTCCAGCGCGAAGGGGACCACATCCGCGCGCAGGTCGCCGGTTCCACCGGCGAGCGCTATGAAGTCGTGATTGCGCTGGGGGACGGCAAGGCCACGTCCACCTGCACCTGTCAGTCGTGGAACGCGGATGGCCCCCACTGCAAGCACGTCGTCGCCGCGGCGCTCATCTATGCCGCGCGCTTCCGTCCTCCGCCTCGCCCGCAGCCGGTGGCTCCCCAGCCCGTGGAGTCACAGGCCGCCGCGTCCAACACCAGCAACGAGGTGGTGGACAACGAGGTCCCCATCGAGCCGGACTCGCCTCCGGTGGACGCCGCGAATCTGCCGGCGCTCGCCAAGGTGGAAAGCTGGCTGGGCCTGTCCTCGCAGCCGGACTACGAGTTCTTCTACCGGCTGACGGCGGCGAACACGAACGCCGGCACCCGTCAGTGGGTGGTGGACGTGCGTCGTCAGGACGCGCAGACCAAGGGTCCCATCCACGTCAAGCGCACGCTGCAGACGGGCGGGCGGTTGTCCCCGGCCGACGAGCGCGTCTTCATGGCGCTCTCCCGCCACGAGCACCGCTACGACTCGCGCCTGGTGCTCTCCGACGAGGACCTGAGCGAGGTGATGGACATCCTGCGCCAGCGCCGGGTCATCTACCGGGGCACCGCGCTCATCAACACGGAGACGCCCGTGCGCCCGCAAATCCGGCTGGAGTCCCGGCCGGACGGCGCCACGGCGCGCATCGAGCTGCTGTTCCCGGACGGCGGCAGCTTCTCGCTCAAGGACGTCATCATCCTCTCGGGGCGGCGCACCTGGGTCATCCAGGCGCAGAACCTCCACCCGGTGGAGCCGGACTTCCCGCCGCGCCTTTTGCGCAAGTGGCTGCTCGAGCCCAACATGTCCTTCCCCTCGGGACAGTTGGACCGCGTGCTGACCTTCTTCGCCGCGCACCTGCCGCGCTTCCGCATGTCGCTGAAGGCGGACGACATCGAGGTCGACGAGGCCGTCGAACCGCACTTCGTGCTGACGCTCGAGGGCAACCCGGAGAAGGTGAAGGTGCAGCTGGCCGCGCGCTACGGGCAGACCACGGCGCCGGTGTCCCCCACGGCCACGCACCTGGGCTACGCCAGCGGCGTGGGCGGGGACAGCCGCAAGCTGTACCGCCGCCGCGAGGACCTGGAGCGCGCCGCGGGCAAGCAGTTGTTGGATTTGGGCCTGCGCTTCGAGCAGCAGTCGCAGGCGTTCGACGCGACGGGGGACGTGGCGCTGGAGTTCTGGGCGCGCGGACTTGCGTCGCTGCCGGCGGAGTGGGAGCGCTTCGGCGTGCAGGCGCCCAAGGTGCGGCTGCGCCCCAAGCTCAAGCCGCGCATCCGCGTGGGCATGAGCGGCGTGCAGTGGTTCGACCTGGACGCGGAGTTCGTCACCGACGACCAGGCGGTGGACCTGGGCGCGGTGCGCATGTGGCTGGACTCGGGGCGGCGCTTCGTGCCGCTCAAGGACGGCACCTTCGCGGAGGCGGACGCCGTCGAGTTGAAGCGCGTGGCGGACCTCCTGGAGGAGGCGGGCGCCATGCCGGGCCGCTCGCGCACGCGGCTGCCGTTGCACCAGGCGGTGGCGTTGGACCTGCTCGCGGACCTGGGTGAGTTCACCGAGGTGGAGGCGAAGGCGCGCCAGGCGATGCTGGAGCTGCGCGAGACGGCGGGCGTGCCGAAGGTGGCGGTGCCCGACGGGCTGCACGCGACGCTGCGGCACTACCAGGAGGCGGGCCTGTCCTGGCTCTGGTTCCTGCGCCGCCACGGCCTGTCCGGCATCCTCGCGGACGACATGGGTCTGGGAAAGACCATCCAGTCGCTCAGCCTCTTGCAAAAGATGGCCAACGAGGAGGGCCGCAAGCCGTCGCTCGTGGTGGCGCCCACCAGCGTGCTCGCCAACTGGGAGCGCGAGGCGGAGCGCTTCACGCCGGGCCTCAAGGCCATGGTGTGGCACGGGCAGGACCGCAAGGAGCGCGCCGAGGACCTGAAGGGCATGGACCTGGTGCTCACGTCCTACGCGCTGGTGCGCAGGGATTTGGACCAGCTGTCCCAGGTGGGCTTCCGCTTCGTGATTCTGGACGAGGCGCAGAACATCAAGAACGCGGACAGCGCCACGGCGCAGGCGTGCAAGTCGCTGCCGAGCGACACGCGCCTGGCGCTCACCGGTACGCCGCTGGAGAACCGGTTGTCGGAGCTGTGGAGCATCTTCGACTTCCTGATGCCGGGGTTCCTCGGCAGCGCGGACAGCTTCGGAGACCGCTACGAGCAGCCCATCCAGGTGGCCAACGACGCGTCGGCCCGGGACAGGCTGCGCCGCCGCATCCAGCCCTTCATCTTGCGTCGCTTGAAGACGGAGGTGGCCAAGGACCTGCCGCCGAAGACGGAGAGCGTCGCGTGGTGCGAGATGGAGCCCGGCCAGGCCGCGCTCTATCGAGAGGTGATGGAGGAGAGCAAGCGCAAGGTCAGCGAGAGCATCGAGAAGGTCGGCTTCAAGCGCAGCCGCGTGTCGATTCTGGCCGCGCTGATGCGCCTGCGGCAGGTGTGTTGTGATCCACGCCTGCTCAAGCTGCCTCCCGGGACGCTGTTGCCGTCGAGCGCGAAGGTGGAGCGCTTCCTGGAGCTGGTGGAGGACCTGGTGGCGGAAGGCCACCGCGCCCTGGTGTTCAGCCAGTTCACGGAGATGCTGGAGCTGCTCAAGCAGGAGGCGGACAAGAAGGGTCTGCGCTACCTCTACCTGGACGGTCGCACCAAGGACCGCATGGGCAAGGTGGACGAGTACAACCGCCCGGACGGACCGCCCCTGTTCTTCATCTCGCTGAAGGCGGGCGGCACCGGCCTCAACCTCACGGCGGCCGACTACGTCATCCACTTCGACCCGTGGTGGAACCCCGCCGTCGAGGACCAGGCCACGGACCGTACGCACCGCATCGGCCAGACGCGCGCGGTCATCAGCTACAAGCTCATCACCCGCGGCACGGTGGAGGAGAAGATCCTCTCCCTGCAGCGTCGCAAGCGGGACCTCGCCGCCGGCGTCCTCGGTGGGGAGGGCGACGAGATGGCCCGCACGCTCACCGAGCAGGACATCCAGGAGCTCTTCACCGAGTCCTGA
- the recN gene encoding DNA repair protein RecN, with amino-acid sequence MLLGLRISNVAVIEEVEVAFGAGLTVLTGETGAGKSILVDSLGLLLGGRADADVIRAGCEEASVEGVFARTPVLGTRLEELGLPDLGDEVLVRRVLGRTGRGKVYVNGALVTVGVLGKLTRGAVDLAGQHEHVSLFDSGLHRVLLDRYGEMEAPLATYFGEYQALREVDARMEALGGDEAKVRERAEFLRFQLDEISRLDPEAGEDTRLDAERKRLSSAEKLKRHGAEAELLVAGDESSALETVGRALGLVHDAVKCDATLSPVAQSLSTALSELEEAQRRLNRYVEGLESDPSRLRDVEERLDGLKRLCRKHGATLDGVLKKRGEIETELGTLENRQEVLEELASERRKVEERARKAALALSRVRAKSAVEFSAQVREGLGHLAMGKAAFEVRVTPGEVLRPDGLDDVEFFFSANPGEPARPLAKVASGGEASRLLLALKRALADSDACGSYVLDEADAGVSGAIADVVGRMIKEVSGHRQVLCITHLPQVAAYADAHLLIRKAVKGERTVSQVTVLAAGSERTRELARMMSGVEVTREALGAAEALVRSAHRALGAPRTRRESGPEGGPRGRLRRTA; translated from the coding sequence GTGCTGCTGGGTCTGCGGATTTCGAACGTGGCGGTGATCGAGGAGGTGGAGGTGGCGTTCGGAGCCGGCCTCACCGTCCTCACGGGTGAGACAGGTGCGGGCAAGTCCATCCTCGTGGATTCATTGGGCTTGCTGCTGGGAGGGCGGGCGGACGCGGATGTCATCCGCGCCGGCTGCGAGGAGGCGTCCGTGGAGGGCGTCTTCGCGCGAACGCCCGTCCTGGGCACACGCCTGGAGGAGCTGGGCCTGCCGGACCTCGGGGACGAGGTGCTGGTGCGCCGGGTGCTGGGGCGCACCGGAAGGGGCAAGGTCTACGTCAACGGCGCGCTGGTGACGGTGGGCGTGCTCGGGAAGCTGACGCGCGGGGCGGTGGACCTCGCCGGACAGCACGAGCACGTGAGCCTCTTCGACTCCGGCCTGCACCGGGTGCTCCTGGACAGGTACGGGGAGATGGAGGCGCCGCTGGCGACCTACTTCGGGGAGTACCAGGCGCTGCGGGAGGTGGACGCGCGCATGGAGGCCCTGGGCGGGGACGAGGCGAAGGTGCGCGAGCGCGCGGAGTTCCTGCGCTTCCAGCTCGACGAAATCTCGCGCCTGGACCCGGAGGCGGGCGAGGACACGCGGCTGGATGCCGAGCGCAAGCGCCTGTCGAGCGCGGAGAAGCTCAAGCGCCACGGCGCGGAGGCGGAGCTCCTGGTGGCCGGCGACGAGTCCTCGGCGCTGGAGACGGTGGGCCGCGCGCTGGGGCTGGTGCACGACGCGGTGAAGTGCGACGCGACGCTGTCGCCCGTGGCGCAGTCGTTGAGCACGGCGCTGTCGGAGCTGGAGGAGGCGCAGCGGCGGCTCAACCGGTACGTGGAGGGCCTGGAGTCGGACCCCTCGCGCCTGCGGGACGTCGAGGAGCGGCTGGATGGCCTGAAGCGGCTGTGCCGCAAGCACGGCGCCACGCTGGACGGCGTGCTCAAGAAGCGCGGCGAAATCGAGACCGAGCTGGGCACGCTGGAGAACCGCCAGGAGGTGCTGGAGGAGCTGGCCTCGGAGCGCCGCAAGGTGGAGGAGCGCGCTCGCAAGGCGGCCCTGGCGCTGTCGCGGGTCCGCGCGAAGAGCGCGGTGGAGTTCTCCGCGCAGGTGCGCGAGGGCCTGGGGCACCTGGCCATGGGCAAGGCGGCCTTCGAGGTGCGCGTGACGCCCGGCGAGGTGCTGCGCCCGGACGGCCTGGACGACGTGGAGTTCTTCTTCAGCGCGAACCCCGGTGAGCCCGCTCGGCCCCTGGCGAAGGTGGCCTCGGGCGGCGAGGCGAGCCGACTGCTGCTGGCCCTGAAGCGGGCCCTGGCGGACAGCGACGCGTGCGGCTCGTACGTGCTGGACGAGGCGGACGCGGGCGTCAGCGGCGCGATTGCCGACGTCGTCGGACGGATGATCAAGGAGGTGAGCGGCCACCGTCAGGTGCTCTGCATCACCCACCTGCCGCAGGTGGCGGCCTACGCGGACGCGCACCTGCTCATCCGCAAGGCGGTGAAGGGTGAGCGGACCGTCTCCCAGGTGACGGTCCTGGCGGCGGGCAGCGAACGCACGCGGGAGCTGGCCCGGATGATGTCCGGCGTGGAGGTGACGCGCGAGGCGCTGGGGGCGGCGGAGGCCCTGGTGCGCTCGGCCCACCGTGCCCTGGGGGCGCCCAGGACCCGCCGGGAGTCCGGACCCGAGGGAGGACCCCGGGGACGCCTCAGGCGGACGGCTTGA